A segment of the Chitinivorax sp. B genome:
GTAGAAGATGTGCGCAACAACGACCGAGTGATTTTTGATGATCACGACTTAGCTGCCGACCTGTTTTCAACCTTGCAACCCCATTTGATGACGGTGATGGGTAGCCGTGTGTTGGTTGGGCTGAACGAACGCTTCCGTTTCTATCGTTATACCCCAGGACAAAAGTTCGATTGGCATGAAGATGGCCCCTATGTCAGAGCCAACAACGAGCGCAGTCTGCTCACCTTGTTGATCTACTTGAACGACGGTTACGGCGGCGGGGAGACGAAATTTGAATGGATGGATATCAAAGGACAATGCGGGATGGCCTTGGTATTTCACCATGGGCTGGTTCACTGCGGTGCTGCCGTTACCGAGGGGGTAAAGTATGTACTGCGAACAGATGTGATGTATGGTGCGCTGGGCTCAGCT
Coding sequences within it:
- a CDS encoding 2OG-Fe(II) oxygenase; protein product: MDFQRYNNGVFTLQPFFSPSCCEAMIAQAETMGFEAAAINTREGPRRVEDVRNNDRVIFDDHDLAADLFSTLQPHLMTVMGSRVLVGLNERFRFYRYTPGQKFDWHEDGPYVRANNERSLLTLLIYLNDGYGGGETKFEWMDIKGQCGMALVFHHGLVHCGAAVTEGVKYVLRTDVMYGALGSAYY